A region from the Cryptosporangium arvum DSM 44712 genome encodes:
- a CDS encoding serine hydrolase, which translates to MRRTRRLVPVLASVLAGAVLGSGLITACESGDAPDDTARSAAAPLAPASPGAANPRPSGPPSPGTGTAGPDAARSKWLGRRLRDIVDAQDFDGVVHTKTGQRPPAVPNVDVAVIELDDAGRPVAAANTLLSQDYPNGVAVPVTRDLAAPGVRWTHWSNDIWAAKGSAEPILSGRGGAPLEFMAPYPASVFKLMVAFGVGRLHDRGGVEFDEVYDYKPRKASCPEGAKPGTHRVSEWLDAMLTYSSNSATCALLMMMHQRDGVDPLNATLRSLGLTTLRVVDTDAADGGGWSFDGLTMTALDTARLLLLFTEAPGTLWTTPKGAPVTIGTLSRESRAVIHRDLTEQGLNQALSTANWCGRDYPARGIPQSVPSRWVDPETGEVEVEDRRYGGDVRRCAADAEVEFAHKTGLVPSAGADAGIVTALPGRAPRRYVVSVFSNLGCTWVDFVGAYGGACRYTQKLATLGAEIDALMTKTAGRPTAELR; encoded by the coding sequence ATGCGCCGGACGCGACGGCTGGTCCCAGTACTCGCCTCGGTGCTGGCCGGTGCCGTACTGGGAAGCGGGCTGATCACCGCCTGCGAGTCCGGCGACGCGCCCGACGACACCGCGCGCAGCGCCGCCGCCCCGCTCGCGCCGGCGAGCCCCGGCGCGGCGAACCCCCGGCCCAGCGGGCCGCCGAGCCCCGGCACCGGCACGGCCGGGCCCGACGCCGCCCGCTCGAAGTGGCTCGGACGGCGGCTCCGCGACATCGTCGACGCGCAGGATTTCGACGGTGTCGTGCACACGAAGACCGGGCAGCGCCCGCCCGCGGTGCCCAACGTCGACGTGGCCGTCATCGAGCTCGACGACGCCGGCCGCCCGGTCGCGGCCGCGAACACGCTGCTCTCCCAGGACTACCCGAACGGCGTCGCCGTGCCGGTCACCCGCGACCTGGCCGCGCCGGGCGTGCGCTGGACGCACTGGAGCAACGACATCTGGGCCGCGAAGGGGTCGGCCGAGCCGATCCTGTCCGGGCGCGGCGGCGCGCCGCTGGAGTTCATGGCGCCGTACCCGGCATCGGTGTTCAAGCTGATGGTCGCGTTCGGCGTCGGCCGGCTGCATGACCGGGGCGGCGTCGAGTTCGACGAGGTGTACGACTACAAGCCGCGTAAGGCCAGCTGCCCCGAGGGGGCCAAGCCCGGCACGCACCGGGTGTCCGAATGGCTCGACGCGATGCTCACGTACTCGAGCAACAGCGCCACTTGTGCGCTGCTGATGATGATGCACCAGCGCGACGGCGTCGATCCGCTGAACGCGACGCTGCGCTCGCTCGGGCTGACGACCCTCCGGGTCGTCGACACCGACGCGGCCGACGGCGGCGGCTGGTCGTTCGACGGTCTGACGATGACCGCGCTGGACACCGCCCGGCTGCTCCTGCTGTTCACCGAGGCGCCCGGGACGCTGTGGACCACCCCGAAAGGCGCGCCGGTGACGATCGGCACGCTCAGCCGCGAGTCCCGCGCGGTCATCCACCGCGACCTCACCGAGCAGGGCCTCAACCAGGCGCTCTCCACCGCGAACTGGTGCGGGCGGGACTACCCGGCGCGGGGCATCCCGCAGTCCGTGCCGAGCCGCTGGGTCGATCCGGAGACCGGCGAGGTCGAGGTCGAGGACCGCAGGTACGGCGGGGACGTCCGGCGGTGCGCCGCCGACGCCGAGGTGGAGTTCGCCCACAAGACCGGCCTGGTGCCGAGCGCCGGCGCGGACGCCGGGATCGTCACCGCGCTGCCGGGTCGTGCGCCCCGGCGGTACGTCGTGTCGGTGTTCTCCAACCTCGGCTGCACGTGGGTGGACTTCGTCGGCGCGTACGGCGGTGCCTGCCGCTACACCCAGAAGCTCGCGACGCTCGGCGCCGAGATCGACGCGCTGATGACCAAGACCGCCGGCCGCCCCACGGCCGAGCTCAGGTGA
- a CDS encoding aldo/keto reductase yields the protein MPTRSLGASGLTVSRLALGSWRTFERIPRDAGVAVLQAAREAGITFLDDARYDDETGSAPLPTGYSEIVFGEVFRASGWDRDDVVIANKLWWEFWPEQDAAAELDASLRRMGLDHVDVIYAESLPAGLPLDAAMEQIGGLIEVGKARAWGVLNWTADQVLEAAQIADMARSPAPAAAQLPYSLVQRDVVEDDQLIRALNAANTAVVASYALAGGVLTGKYGEAGAPAGRHPEAAGDPRWADAVAAGREVAALAAELEVAPAALALAFPLLNPAVAAVLFGATRPDQIQADVAALELAESLDEDTAARLRAIGAPHDVEVTAG from the coding sequence ATGCCGACCAGATCGCTGGGGGCCTCCGGGCTGACCGTGAGCCGGCTCGCGCTCGGTTCGTGGCGAACGTTCGAGCGAATCCCGCGCGACGCGGGAGTCGCGGTGCTCCAGGCCGCCCGCGAAGCGGGGATCACGTTCCTGGACGACGCCCGGTACGACGACGAGACCGGGTCCGCGCCGCTCCCGACCGGGTATTCCGAGATCGTGTTCGGTGAGGTGTTCCGCGCGTCCGGGTGGGACCGGGACGACGTGGTCATCGCGAACAAACTCTGGTGGGAGTTCTGGCCCGAGCAGGACGCCGCAGCCGAACTCGACGCCTCGCTGCGGCGGATGGGGCTCGATCACGTGGACGTGATCTACGCCGAGTCGCTCCCGGCCGGGCTGCCGCTCGACGCGGCGATGGAGCAGATCGGCGGGCTGATCGAGGTCGGCAAGGCCCGCGCCTGGGGCGTCCTGAACTGGACCGCCGACCAGGTGCTGGAGGCGGCGCAGATCGCCGACATGGCCCGGAGCCCCGCCCCGGCCGCCGCCCAGCTGCCGTACAGCCTCGTGCAGCGGGACGTCGTCGAGGACGACCAGCTCATCCGGGCGCTCAACGCCGCGAACACCGCCGTCGTCGCCTCCTACGCGCTGGCCGGCGGCGTGCTCACCGGTAAGTACGGTGAGGCCGGGGCGCCGGCCGGGCGCCATCCGGAGGCGGCCGGGGATCCCCGCTGGGCCGACGCGGTGGCCGCCGGGCGTGAGGTCGCGGCGCTGGCCGCTGAGCTCGAGGTCGCACCAGCCGCGTTGGCGCTGGCGTTCCCGCTGCTCAACCCGGCGGTGGCCGCGGTGCTGTTCGGCGCGACCCGGCCCGACCAGATCCAGGCCGACGTCGCCGCGCTCGAGCTCGCGGAGAGCCTCGACGAGGACACCGCGGCTCGGCTCCGGGCGATCGGAGCGCCGCACGACGTCGAAGTTACTGCCGGGTAG
- a CDS encoding glycoside hydrolase family 127 protein: protein MNGPAAPTTGSLHPLGLDAVTLDPEGLLGAWQERNAEQTLPHCAEQLESAGNLANLRRVGTTDGAFQGMWFADSDVYKTLEGAAWELGRRPDPRLRAFLDETVALLENAQDDDGYLNSYFQTDHRDEQWAELVWSHELYCAGHLIQAAVAAARAGVGERLLPLARRFADLLVTRFSAVEGVCGHPEIETALVELYRVTGHRPYLDLAARFVDLRGRGLLGDEPKFGARYYQDHEPVRDADEVTGHAVRQLYLLAGVVDVAVETGDASLLKAATRLWESAFETKTYLTGAHGSRHRDEAFGDPYELPPDRAYAETCAAIASFSWNWRMLLATGGHRYADELERVLYNGVAGSTALDGRHFFYSNPLQLRTGHDGSHEDAPSQRLSWYSCACCPPNLARLVASLQCHVATTTDAGVQLHLYAQGHLGTTHGELVVSTDYPWDGRVTITVSPSQPGATWTLALRIPGWCSSATLDGEPVPGGYAEVTRAWQPGDTVRLDLPMPPRFVAAHPRVDAVRGCAALLRGPLVYCLEQADLPTDVLIDDVRVDAAAPVEVVAGAADQIAPVVLRVGGHHRPSDATPLYGAAPAAAEVDVELTAVPYHLWANRSPGPMRVWIPVT, encoded by the coding sequence ATGAACGGACCCGCCGCACCGACCACCGGCTCGCTGCACCCGCTGGGCCTCGACGCCGTCACGCTGGACCCGGAGGGGCTGCTCGGCGCGTGGCAGGAACGCAATGCCGAACAGACGCTCCCCCACTGCGCCGAGCAGCTGGAGAGCGCGGGCAACCTCGCCAACCTGCGCCGCGTGGGCACGACCGACGGGGCGTTCCAGGGCATGTGGTTCGCCGACTCCGACGTCTACAAGACGCTGGAGGGCGCGGCCTGGGAGCTGGGCCGCCGGCCGGACCCCCGGCTGCGGGCGTTCCTCGACGAGACGGTCGCGCTGCTCGAGAACGCCCAGGACGACGATGGGTACCTCAACTCGTACTTCCAGACCGACCACCGCGACGAGCAGTGGGCCGAGCTGGTGTGGAGCCACGAGCTGTACTGCGCCGGGCACCTGATCCAGGCCGCGGTGGCGGCCGCGCGGGCCGGGGTCGGTGAGCGGTTGCTGCCGCTGGCCCGGCGGTTCGCCGACCTGCTGGTGACCCGGTTCAGCGCGGTCGAGGGCGTCTGCGGGCACCCCGAGATCGAGACCGCGCTCGTCGAGCTCTACCGGGTCACCGGCCACCGGCCCTATCTGGACCTGGCGGCCCGCTTCGTCGATCTGCGTGGCCGCGGCCTGCTCGGCGACGAACCCAAGTTCGGCGCCCGGTACTACCAGGACCACGAGCCGGTACGCGATGCCGACGAGGTCACCGGCCACGCCGTCCGGCAGCTGTACCTGCTGGCCGGCGTCGTCGACGTCGCCGTCGAGACCGGGGACGCCTCCCTGCTGAAGGCCGCGACCCGGCTGTGGGAGTCGGCGTTCGAGACGAAGACGTACCTGACCGGCGCGCACGGATCCCGGCACCGGGACGAGGCGTTCGGCGACCCGTACGAACTGCCGCCCGACCGCGCCTACGCCGAGACGTGCGCGGCGATCGCCAGCTTCTCCTGGAACTGGCGGATGCTGCTGGCCACCGGCGGTCACCGGTACGCCGACGAACTCGAGCGCGTGCTCTACAACGGCGTCGCGGGCTCGACCGCGCTCGACGGACGCCACTTCTTCTACTCCAACCCGCTGCAGCTGCGCACCGGCCACGACGGCTCCCACGAGGACGCGCCGTCGCAGCGGCTGAGCTGGTACTCCTGCGCGTGCTGCCCGCCGAACCTGGCCCGGCTGGTCGCGTCGCTCCAGTGCCACGTGGCCACCACCACCGACGCGGGTGTGCAACTGCACCTGTACGCCCAGGGCCACCTCGGAACGACGCACGGAGAACTCGTCGTGAGCACCGACTACCCCTGGGACGGCCGGGTGACGATCACCGTCAGCCCGTCGCAGCCCGGTGCGACCTGGACGCTCGCGCTGCGGATCCCGGGCTGGTGCTCGTCGGCGACGCTCGACGGCGAACCGGTCCCCGGGGGGTACGCCGAGGTCACCCGCGCCTGGCAGCCCGGCGACACCGTCCGGCTGGACCTGCCGATGCCGCCGCGTTTCGTCGCCGCCCATCCCCGCGTCGACGCGGTCCGCGGGTGCGCCGCGCTGCTGCGCGGTCCGCTCGTCTACTGCCTCGAACAGGCCGACCTGCCCACCGACGTCCTGATCGACGACGTCCGGGTGGACGCCGCGGCGCCGGTGGAGGTGGTGGCCGGGGCGGCGGACCAGATCGCGCCGGTCGTCCTCCGGGTGGGCGGGCACCACCGCCCGTCGGACGCGACACCGCTCTACGGCGCGGCGCCCGCGGCGGCGGAGGTGGACGTCGAGCTCACCGCGGTGCCGTACCACCTCTGGGCGAACCGGTCGCCGGGGCCGATGCGGGTGTGGATCCCGGTCACCTGA
- a CDS encoding amino acid ABC transporter ATP-binding protein, with protein MVRVRGVHKSYGALEVLKGVDLDVRTGEVAVVLGPSGSGKSTLLRSINHLEKVDRGYVSVGGELVGYRRAGLKLHELKEREILKQRTQIGFVFQSFNLFPHLTALENVAYAPVASQGRPRRDVLPLARSLLERVGVGDKADAYPRQLSGGQQQRVAIARALALQPRLVLFDEPTSALDPELVGEVLDVMRDLARSGTTMIVVSHEIGFAREVADTVVFMDDGRIVEQGPPSEVLGAPRHERTKAFLAKVL; from the coding sequence ATGGTGCGCGTCCGCGGGGTCCACAAGAGCTACGGCGCGCTCGAGGTCCTGAAGGGTGTCGACCTCGACGTGCGTACCGGCGAGGTCGCCGTCGTGCTCGGGCCCTCCGGCTCCGGGAAGTCGACGCTGCTGCGCAGCATCAACCACCTGGAGAAGGTCGACCGCGGGTACGTCAGCGTCGGCGGCGAACTCGTCGGCTATCGGCGGGCCGGGCTGAAGCTGCACGAGCTCAAGGAGCGGGAGATCCTGAAGCAGCGCACCCAGATCGGGTTCGTGTTCCAGAGTTTCAACCTGTTCCCGCACCTCACCGCGTTGGAGAACGTCGCCTACGCGCCGGTCGCGTCCCAGGGGCGGCCCCGCCGGGACGTGCTGCCGCTGGCCCGGTCCCTGCTCGAGCGCGTCGGCGTCGGCGACAAGGCCGACGCCTACCCGCGCCAGCTCTCCGGCGGGCAGCAGCAGCGGGTCGCGATCGCCCGCGCGCTGGCCCTGCAGCCGCGGCTGGTGCTCTTCGACGAGCCGACCTCCGCGCTCGACCCCGAGCTGGTCGGCGAGGTGCTCGACGTGATGCGCGACCTGGCCCGCAGCGGCACCACGATGATCGTGGTCAGCCACGAGATCGGGTTCGCCCGCGAGGTCGCCGACACCGTCGTCTTCATGGACGACGGGCGGATCGTCGAGCAGGGGCCGCCGTCGGAGGTCCTCGGCGCGCCCCGCCACGAGCGCACGAAGGCCTTCCTCGCCAAGGTCCTCTGA
- a CDS encoding carbohydrate ABC transporter permease, translated as MRRAGYYSTSTALGILFLLPMIWTVYQSLHGVRAADGQDGWGVANYERMVGYGDGIGSYVLNTTVVALVTVTLTVVITTLGGYAVARLSFRGKNLLFLLTLAILMVPYTTILIPLYIVLGWFGLQNSLIGLGLVLVMFQLPFGLFMMRNSFEALPSELEEAALIDGCSIGGALRRVLLHGVAPGMVTVALFSFLASWNEFVAPLIFLTDGSKFTLPVALYNLQSGNLGSIDFGALQAGVVTAALPCVAVFLLLQRYYVSGFSAGALKG; from the coding sequence ATGAGGCGGGCCGGCTACTACTCGACGTCCACGGCGCTCGGAATCCTGTTCCTGTTGCCGATGATCTGGACGGTCTACCAGTCGCTGCACGGCGTCCGGGCCGCGGACGGGCAGGACGGCTGGGGCGTCGCGAACTACGAGCGGATGGTCGGCTACGGCGACGGGATCGGCTCGTACGTGCTGAACACCACGGTGGTCGCGCTGGTGACGGTGACGCTGACCGTCGTGATCACCACGCTCGGCGGGTACGCGGTCGCGCGGCTGTCGTTCCGTGGCAAGAACCTGTTGTTCCTGCTGACGCTGGCGATCCTGATGGTGCCCTACACCACGATCCTGATCCCGCTCTACATCGTGCTCGGCTGGTTCGGGCTGCAGAACTCGCTGATCGGGCTCGGCCTGGTGCTGGTGATGTTCCAGCTCCCGTTCGGCCTATTCATGATGCGCAACTCGTTCGAGGCCCTGCCGTCCGAACTGGAGGAGGCCGCGCTCATCGACGGGTGCTCGATCGGCGGCGCGCTGCGCCGGGTGCTGCTGCACGGGGTCGCGCCGGGCATGGTGACCGTCGCGCTGTTCTCGTTCCTCGCGTCCTGGAACGAGTTCGTGGCTCCGCTGATCTTCCTCACCGACGGCAGCAAGTTCACGTTGCCGGTCGCGCTGTACAACCTGCAGTCCGGGAACCTGGGCTCGATCGACTTCGGTGCGCTGCAGGCGGGGGTGGTGACCGCGGCGCTGCCGTGCGTCGCGGTCTTCCTGCTGCTCCAGCGCTACTACGTCAGCGGCTTCAGCGCCGGCGCACTCAAAGGCTGA
- a CDS encoding LLM class flavin-dependent oxidoreductase, which yields MAVSLSFGVRLSVGRTGRPQLSPSVDRDAAVAQARRLTALADILGLDYVFSGGDAGLSSETTLALLGAARRLTVVAPISVAAWHPALLARFGAVAARVSGGRFAIDLRSGPHPDDRRAEEFARIVRGLWRGESVDVDGRHFRARGLRPSVRPGVAPEIVVSGGWRAAQPLAARIGDWFLHPGSARTEVPAQVAALEGAAAAVGREVGFGVTVPLDLGAAGRGAVDLDEVAERLADYGRSGAGLIVLEPADPEVELPVFAQEIVPRVRALERARALVAAG from the coding sequence ATGGCAGTTTCCCTGAGTTTCGGTGTCCGCTTGTCCGTCGGTCGCACCGGTCGGCCGCAGCTCTCGCCCTCGGTCGATCGTGACGCCGCCGTGGCCCAGGCCCGCCGGCTCACCGCTCTCGCCGACATCCTCGGCCTCGACTACGTGTTCAGCGGTGGTGACGCCGGGTTGTCCAGCGAGACCACGCTGGCCCTGCTCGGGGCCGCGCGGCGGCTCACGGTCGTCGCGCCGATCTCGGTGGCGGCCTGGCACCCGGCGCTGCTCGCCCGCTTCGGCGCGGTCGCGGCGCGGGTCTCCGGCGGGCGGTTCGCGATCGACCTGCGCAGCGGGCCGCACCCCGACGACCGCCGCGCGGAGGAGTTCGCGCGGATCGTCCGCGGGTTGTGGCGCGGGGAGTCGGTCGACGTGGACGGTCGGCACTTCCGCGCGCGTGGGCTGCGGCCGAGCGTGCGGCCCGGCGTCGCGCCGGAGATTGTGGTCTCCGGCGGCTGGCGTGCCGCCCAGCCGCTCGCCGCCCGCATCGGCGACTGGTTCCTCCACCCCGGATCGGCCCGGACCGAGGTCCCGGCCCAGGTCGCCGCGTTGGAAGGCGCGGCGGCCGCCGTCGGCCGCGAGGTCGGCTTCGGCGTCACGGTCCCGCTCGACCTCGGCGCCGCCGGTCGAGGAGCGGTGGATCTCGACGAGGTCGCGGAGCGTCTGGCGGACTACGGGCGGTCGGGGGCCGGGCTGATCGTGCTCGAACCGGCCGATCCGGAAGTGGAGTTGCCGGTGTTCGCCCAGGAGATCGTTCCCCGGGTGCGCGCACTCGAACGGGCCAGGGCGCTCGTCGCGGCCGGGTGA
- a CDS encoding GNAT family N-acetyltransferase, whose protein sequence is MSLTRVVLVGAGPRGTGLLERLTALAPARLPGRDLQLDVVDPFPFGSGRLWRADQPEVWSLDDTFPLVDGPAVRAWAAANPRVRTPQPGEPLARALVGDYLTWAFWRTVRLAPPRVAVRTYRASAVDLDERGVVLDTGSVLPADVVLLTQGRPGSLPTPDQRARARFADRFGLRYERPRAGDPAALDQVPAGTDVAVRDAGTLTGDLVALLTLGRGGRYADGEYHPTGLEPRLRLLPPEHPPWTDEPRPGDAWPHRRAALTRAGVLTSGHTVRLDVGRRAFVLDDGTAVRTLVEPDIGTGEPRRSDDALLRALAARGELAGWSGTGALLDRTGRAHPRRFAFGPLPGPAGPRGENDAAARRVLDLLAAVPPRRTARATTAIEVRRVPLTDPDVVPMFAELTEEYAARYGHRHDLYALPDGEFDPPHGTLLVLREHGKPIAGGAFRRYDEDTAELKRIWTHTDHRRRGLARRVVAELERVAGELGYRHVYLTTGPRQPEARALYLAAGYTPGFDTAADPESVGPLAFRKNLAIPIYPVGIDEIGETPVRSRP, encoded by the coding sequence ATGTCCTTGACGCGAGTCGTCCTCGTCGGCGCCGGACCCCGGGGAACCGGTCTGCTCGAGCGCCTCACCGCTCTCGCCCCCGCCCGGTTACCCGGACGCGATCTGCAACTGGACGTCGTCGACCCGTTCCCGTTCGGCAGCGGGCGACTCTGGCGCGCCGACCAGCCCGAGGTGTGGAGCCTCGACGACACGTTCCCGCTCGTGGACGGTCCGGCCGTCCGGGCGTGGGCCGCCGCCAATCCCCGGGTACGGACCCCGCAGCCCGGGGAGCCACTGGCCCGCGCGCTCGTCGGCGACTACCTGACCTGGGCGTTCTGGCGCACGGTCCGGCTCGCTCCCCCGCGCGTGGCGGTGCGGACCTACCGGGCGTCCGCGGTGGACCTGGACGAGCGGGGGGTCGTGCTCGACACCGGCAGCGTGCTGCCCGCCGACGTCGTCCTGCTCACGCAGGGCCGGCCGGGCTCGCTCCCGACCCCCGACCAGCGCGCCCGGGCGCGCTTCGCCGACCGCTTCGGACTGCGGTACGAGCGGCCGCGCGCCGGCGACCCGGCCGCGCTCGACCAGGTGCCCGCCGGCACCGACGTCGCCGTACGGGACGCCGGGACGCTCACCGGCGACCTGGTCGCGCTGCTGACGCTCGGGCGCGGCGGCCGTTACGCCGACGGCGAGTACCACCCGACCGGCCTCGAACCACGCCTCCGGCTACTGCCGCCCGAGCATCCACCATGGACCGACGAGCCCCGCCCCGGCGACGCGTGGCCCCACCGCCGCGCCGCCCTGACCCGCGCCGGCGTGCTCACCTCCGGCCACACCGTGCGGCTCGACGTCGGCCGGAGGGCCTTCGTTCTCGACGACGGCACCGCCGTCCGCACGCTGGTCGAACCGGACATCGGAACCGGCGAGCCCCGCCGGAGCGACGACGCGCTGCTGCGCGCGCTGGCCGCCCGGGGCGAACTGGCCGGTTGGAGCGGCACCGGCGCGCTGCTCGACCGCACCGGCCGGGCCCATCCGCGGCGGTTCGCGTTCGGTCCGCTGCCGGGCCCGGCCGGGCCCCGGGGCGAGAACGACGCGGCCGCGCGACGGGTGCTCGATCTGCTCGCCGCGGTGCCGCCCCGCCGCACCGCGCGGGCCACCACCGCGATCGAAGTGCGGAGGGTACCGCTCACCGACCCCGACGTCGTCCCGATGTTCGCCGAGCTCACCGAGGAGTACGCGGCCCGGTACGGCCATCGCCACGATCTCTACGCGCTGCCGGACGGCGAGTTCGACCCTCCCCACGGGACGCTGCTCGTCCTGCGCGAGCACGGCAAACCGATCGCCGGCGGCGCGTTCCGGCGCTACGACGAGGACACCGCCGAGCTCAAGCGCATCTGGACCCACACCGATCACCGGCGCCGCGGGCTGGCCCGGCGTGTCGTCGCGGAACTGGAGCGGGTGGCCGGGGAACTCGGCTACCGGCACGTCTACCTCACGACCGGCCCCCGGCAGCCCGAGGCGCGGGCGCTCTACCTGGCCGCGGGCTACACGCCGGGCTTCGACACGGCCGCAGATCCCGAGTCGGTGGGCCCGCTGGCGTTCCGCAAGAACCTCGCTATCCCCATCTATCCGGTAGGTATTGACGAGATTGGAGAAACTCCCGTACGGTCCCGCCCATGA
- a CDS encoding amino acid ABC transporter permease, with translation MSAPAPTKPAPIDEISALRVVPARHPWRWVATAIVAVLLAMAINALITNPAWDWPTVGEFVLNASILEAVRLTVVLTLLGVGIGFLLGTVLALMRISRSPLLQAVSWTYIWVFRSVPLILQLLFWYNLAILYNEIRFGVPFGPSFFGVGTMELIPPVAAAALGLALHQAAYSAEIVRSGFLSVDAGQLEAAAALGIPRSRQVWRIILPQAMRTIIPTAGNEIVGMVKGTSVVYIMALPELFYQVQVVYTRNGRVIPLLLVATVWYLVLTTVLTIVQYYVERYYARGSARALPPTPLQRVRRSVAEVRARARRRREQGEFLSGGAR, from the coding sequence ATGAGCGCGCCAGCACCGACAAAGCCCGCGCCGATCGACGAGATCAGCGCGCTCCGGGTCGTCCCGGCCCGGCATCCGTGGCGCTGGGTGGCCACGGCGATCGTCGCGGTCCTCCTCGCGATGGCGATCAACGCGCTGATCACCAACCCCGCCTGGGATTGGCCGACGGTCGGCGAGTTCGTCCTCAACGCCTCGATCCTCGAAGCCGTCCGGCTCACCGTCGTGCTGACGCTGCTCGGCGTCGGGATCGGGTTCCTCCTCGGCACCGTGCTCGCGCTGATGCGGATCTCACGCAGCCCCCTGCTGCAGGCGGTGAGCTGGACGTACATCTGGGTGTTCCGGTCGGTGCCGCTGATCCTGCAGCTGCTGTTCTGGTACAACCTCGCGATCCTCTACAACGAGATCCGCTTCGGCGTCCCGTTCGGACCGTCGTTCTTCGGCGTCGGCACGATGGAGCTGATCCCGCCGGTGGCCGCGGCCGCACTGGGGCTCGCGCTGCACCAGGCCGCGTACTCGGCCGAGATCGTCCGTTCGGGGTTCCTGTCCGTCGACGCCGGGCAGCTCGAAGCCGCGGCCGCGCTGGGCATCCCACGCAGCCGCCAGGTGTGGCGGATCATCCTGCCCCAGGCGATGCGGACGATCATCCCGACCGCCGGCAACGAGATCGTCGGCATGGTCAAAGGCACGTCGGTGGTCTACATCATGGCGTTGCCCGAGCTCTTCTACCAGGTGCAGGTCGTCTACACACGCAACGGCCGGGTGATCCCGCTGCTGCTCGTCGCCACGGTCTGGTACCTGGTGCTCACCACGGTGCTCACGATCGTCCAGTACTACGTCGAGCGGTACTACGCCCGGGGCTCGGCCCGCGCGCTGCCCCCGACGCCGCTGCAGCGGGTCCGGCGTTCGGTCGCCGAGGTCCGGGCCCGGGCCCGCCGTCGCCGCGAACAGGGCGAGTTCCTCTCCGGCGGTGCCCGGTGA
- a CDS encoding carbohydrate ABC transporter permease → MVSVLPSRPATGGTRTAAPGRPTSGLARRRQRLGWLYSAPMAAVVVLLFLLPLGLMVWMSFNHWPLLGASAPNGVENYRALSDPLFVRALRFTVKYTVVTTVVLSLVAFGMALLVQEARPGVGFFRTIYFLPAAVGLGSASLLFYGLYNTGDSPLNTLLDSIGVGPVDWLGTNDSALLSTVGMITWRFAGFYMLILLTGLQGISPTLYEAARTDGATRWQTMRHVTLPLLRPTLALMLVLSVTGSLLAFEQFFILTGGRHDTTTLAVDIYREAFLSQDLGRAAAVSVALLLVLILINGAQLRLLRRKDAS, encoded by the coding sequence GTGGTTTCCGTGCTCCCGTCCCGCCCGGCCACGGGCGGGACCCGGACCGCCGCGCCCGGGCGGCCGACCTCCGGGCTCGCCCGCCGCCGCCAGCGGCTGGGCTGGCTCTACTCGGCGCCGATGGCCGCGGTCGTCGTCCTGTTGTTCCTCCTGCCGCTCGGGCTCATGGTCTGGATGTCGTTCAACCACTGGCCGCTGCTCGGCGCGTCGGCGCCCAACGGCGTGGAGAACTACCGGGCGCTCTCCGACCCGCTGTTCGTGCGTGCGCTCCGGTTCACGGTGAAGTACACGGTGGTCACGACCGTCGTGCTGAGCCTGGTCGCGTTCGGGATGGCGTTGCTCGTGCAGGAGGCCCGGCCCGGCGTCGGGTTCTTCCGCACGATCTACTTCCTGCCGGCCGCGGTCGGCCTCGGGTCGGCGAGCCTGCTGTTCTACGGGCTCTACAACACCGGGGACTCGCCGCTGAACACCCTGCTCGACTCGATCGGCGTCGGCCCGGTCGACTGGCTCGGGACGAACGACAGCGCGCTGCTGTCCACGGTCGGAATGATCACCTGGCGCTTCGCCGGTTTCTACATGCTGATCCTGCTGACCGGCCTGCAGGGCATCAGCCCGACGCTGTACGAGGCCGCACGCACCGACGGCGCCACCCGCTGGCAGACGATGCGCCACGTCACGCTGCCGCTGCTGCGCCCGACGCTCGCGCTGATGCTCGTCCTCTCGGTGACCGGCTCGCTGCTGGCGTTCGAGCAGTTCTTCATCCTGACCGGGGGTCGCCACGACACGACGACGCTGGCGGTCGACATCTACCGGGAGGCGTTCCTCTCCCAGGACCTCGGACGCGCGGCGGCGGTGTCGGTGGCGCTGCTGCTGGTGCTGATCCTGATCAACGGAGCGCAGCTGCGGCTGCTGCGGCGGAAGGACGCGTCATGA